Sequence from the Ostrea edulis chromosome 8, xbOstEdul1.1, whole genome shotgun sequence genome:
AGAAAACAagtagctacatgtacatcaagaaTAATCCACTGATAAATGATAGCCAACATGTATAATCTATTCAATTATTTAAGGTAGTTCACTACCCTAAAgtttatactctttatgacactacgttACAAGAtagcgatttaaatgttttgtgaaaatatttgtatcgatcgatttcaGTGTTGACAAAAAAGtagtcaatatgagtattgattGGCCGGTGGtcatactggttaaaaccggtcaatactggtcaattgaagattatttggtcattatagtctgtgttatttattttaaatgtttaagtgaccattatggtaaatactgtaattcataacatgcactatcagtatataatatacttataagtcataatattagataaataatgtacaaatgactctgttgaattggggaagatgtgaaagtttctgttcaaattccatagtttaacaagaactacctataagtattgtttcatcaatcttcattttaactgttgaataaacatttgagggggggggaggtgttggtgatgttttcataacaataacaggcacactggtcatctctggtcccagcctatgcttattaacacctgtcaactctgcttcctgtgcttaggtaatgtccagctacctttcattcttaatctgtccaggtacatgtagtaaaaggtctgtctccaatcgtcaagctatgctatagaactgtgaccctctggtaggtactgaagatatttcggtcagtttcagcaaaccaaatatattaaacttatgaaattacatttgattatctaatgaaaaatattaatcaacaattgatccatataatgaaaagacttaatttatctttatctttgcaagaaatgtacaaaaataggaaaatggacagtttaaatcactattgaccacttggggagtattgaccgggatgATTAAAACTACTGGTTAAAACCGAGGGCGGTTTTGACCGCCCAATCCTGATCGATTTGTTGTccatcatcgtagctcagtggttaaagcattcggctggtgaaccgcagaccTCGGGTTCAAATCAGAGAGAGTCtatgtattgaaatattttttttgaaaatcatgtttttatccaaactTGCATATTTTCGGTCTTTTTGGCATATATTCTTATTATGTATcatcatatattttatgataaaaatgaattcatactgatttgagaaactaattcagggtgtagtgagccaccttaaaattattttgtaacTTACCCAGTAGTACTAAATTCTTGTCACCAAGATCAGCCCTTATACTCTCTTGATGTGTTTCCCACTTCTCATCAATGGCTGGAACAAGGTAACTCCTCTGTATACGTGTAAAGGATGACTGGCTGGGGAAATGAAGATCGAGGAACTTTGCCATTAGTGCCACCTTACTGAAATTGTTCCCAGAGAAAAGAATTGCAGCTGATATCATCAAATATCCACTGTGAAGTCCTTTGTTGAGCACTGGTTGAGAACACCATCTATGTCTAATGTGTGCATTTGCGCAGGActttaaaagtaaaaacaaGGATTTTCTCAATATCACATTCactcctattttttttttttttataaaggaTAATAAATtccaatgaaatcaatcaactTTGATTGACAAAAATCTGTAAATTGCATGTgcttgtaaaataaattattccaacaataatttaataaatatcaagTACATACCCAAACAATGTACATGGCAGATGCGACATACTTTGTAGAAAGTTTCAATGTTTCCGAGCATCCTTTCACTATGCATTTATCATTTATCTTTGTGGAAGCTAACTGCAGAAGCTGCTCTTCATATGCAATCACTTTATCTGCTTTCAAAACGGATTCAGATTCTGTCATTGATGATATTTGGGTGATGCCTGGGCCGGTGAAGTTTTCTCCTGATTCAACTTCCATATCTGTATTCTCTATATCAAGGACCATGTCACCGCCAGCTACATCTTCAATATCTGTATTCTCTTCCCTGTTAATTTTGAACAAGATAATTAggtgaaatatttcatctaagGTTAAAGAATATGAAGCAGAGATTAAAAAGAAGGAACCTCTCCTGATTGGCAAGCTCTAACAACacttttatatataaatcatctaGTATTTGTGAGATTTCTAATGCTAATTGTGTGCTTATCTGCTTATGACATACATTCATGCACAAATATAAAAACACATACATAGAGATCTCTATTACATACATTTCACACCGATAGGGGCTTTTTCAATGCATACAGCTGTGAAATTTGCACTACAATTAATCTATATAACGTTTATGAACTTCAAATAGATTGCCATACCCCAAGGTCACATCAAATTCTGGTACATAATCGTCGTCATGCATATCTTCTTCCTCGTCATAATCATTGGTAACACTAATACTTAAACTGTATAACAAAaagtaataataaataaataagtcATCAATTCGAAGTATTCAAATTCTAAGTCAAGGATTACAAATTTCCATATTATTGACAGATCTCTTTGAAATCATAAAAAGCACATCAGTAAAATATGAAGAACTAGGGAAATTACTTGGATAtacatttgattttttaaaagacaagACATTATCTCATTTGCATAGTCTGTTGTTACTTTGaatgctgtttgacatgtttcataccaattgttaggcctttTTCCCCCATACTTATTGAGTAAAGATTCATCTTTTACCATATCAATATAGTGGGCTTATGTTAGATGTGAGTGGTCAAATAGGGAAGCTTACTCCAACTAGGTACCTACTATTTCCAGAGTATGTGTATgctttgttttcaattttgtattctttgtaatTAATGAATATGATAACTAATCATTGTCTTCTTTTTCAACTATCTTAAATCAAACTTTTGCAGTTTAGCTGGAAAGGGGATGGGAGTGATAGCAGAACATgttatgttcaatgaaatacCTGAATGGGTCTATGAAGGAGGATGACAGTGCTTTTTTCTGAAATGTAACATGGCTGCTTGTTGGCTGATCCCCAAAGGATTTTTCCATTTCTTCTATTCCTGACACTGCTGTTTCCGTGCTACGGAtttcaaagaatttaaatattaaaagtttgtagatgaaagatgaaaaaatatatctatcATCTTGATTACACAGTCTAAGGATAAATATAATCATGAAAACTACATGAAATTTCTCAAGAATTAAGAATTTGCATCATATCcaaacatgcatgtatgtaaAATGCAACTACATAAAACAGACAAACAGAGAAAGCAGTTCTAATAATATCCACCTTTCACTGTCTTTACTGCCTGTGTCTGTACAGGAAATCTCAGACACTGTAAATTCTGGACCTGTTGGCAAGCCCTGTTTTGCAGGAGTTGACATACGTCTAGTACGGCCTTCATAGTGCTTgctgaataaaataaatttatcttTGTTAATGTACTTTGTTAATGTATTTCACTTCAGCAATGCAACATGTTTACACATCATATAGGCCTATAAAAAGAAACTAAACCTTTCCCAAGATGTAGTCTACCATCTTCACTCGTATATATATGTAGGTTatagatcaaagttttgtaacttaattttatattttcaattgtaatatacaacttTTGCATTATGATAATTACAACTTCATAAATCTCTAATTGGCAAATTCGAAATTTGATGCATATGCCAAGAATAATTACCAAATCAGCCCTATTCAATGTATACATATTAACAGCCGGGGCGCAGAGATAATTTATCCCTTCGTGGGCCCCACAACTTACTACAGAAAATTTAGCTTTCATCTTCCCGAAATCACAGAGACGGAAAACATCTGTAGtacacattcaatatcttgcCAATATCTTTTTCGTTTCAATGCACTCAACACACTGTAACTGACTAGAAATAGCGTTTACATCGCATGGGCCGAGGTCGCAAACTTACTGTTGCCTGAGGAGAACGCCTGCAAGTTGTGGGTTTGATTGTAGGCCAAGTGCAACACGAAGCCGATTCCATTCTTCTAGATGGTGTCCTATAGAAATTCTTTGTTGGCTGCGTCGTTTTTCAGATTCTTTCCTCTTTTTCTTCCGTGCTGACTCCGTCAAACTTGGACGACCGCGTTTTCTCTTACCGGACTCCATGCTTCGCTGTTTACATCGAAATGATACGCATGCGCAAAGTTCCCAACACGGAAGCCTCCTGGCGgcaaattttattatatatgtaccacatttatttacattataaatAATCTTGgtactgttttcttttatacGCAGATGTTTTTAAGCAtataattaagggaaagttaataacttttaacATTATTTCagctgcattaaaatatttctatacatttaTGACGGATGAAcatcggaccatacagctttaatatgatatatcaaataatacatttttaaCTAGAAAGGATGTGTAAAACAGAAAAAGAATATGAGTGATGCAAGCCAATCACGGGTtccacaaaataaaaaagaataggTCAGTGTAACCCATATCGTCGTTGATAATTGTCCCAAAATACGAAATGCATAAAACGTGCTTAAGTTCATCGGGTCTGTTCTATCGAAATAAGTGATCTACAATTTAAAACTGAATGACAATGgttcttttttatttctaaatgagCATACTATTTAAACACCTGCTTGGATTTCAGAGTAATAACACTATTTCTTGCACACAATAGTATGGAGTTAATGACCAGTATCTAATGCTTTGATAAATTTTAAGACTGATATCGATAGAGACAGCTTGTATTCTTCGGCACAACTGTCAATTACATAATATTTCGAAAATTTGAAACGATTATATCTGTTGAAAACGCTTATTTATCTTTCATATCTGATGGCAAACATCTAAATTTAAACTTAAACAAATAACGGTGTATTTTATGAGCATATTTGCAAAATGCGTGTCTTTGTGCTATTGTACATACACACCATTCTGTATTCAAACTTATCTTTATACCCTGTGTCAATGATCATGAAGGTTTACCCCCTCGGTGAAACGCTTTATTTCTTGAGGTTCACCTTTTGACATGTGAAGATCGCGTGCATGGGAGCGTGATTAGGAAGTATTCTCGTATGATCCTCAGATACATTTTTCGGGACAGTGATTCATCAAAATTATGTTAAGTACCGATGAAGGGAAGTAAATTAGAAGgaaaattgattaattaatatatatcatatcctGTTATTAGTCACAGTAGCGCAATGGAAAGTGTCGCTTTATAACCTGGGTGTCGTGATTTCGAACTCTACTagtgtcatggccgcgtcagACCTAcgacataaatatttttttttacaataatggTACAAAAATCTTAAAGCTTTGAATGACGAAATATTCAAATTCATCGCCGTTGATTACAGGCGTCGTACAATCCAATTACGTCCAAAGCGTTTTTAACATAATTTTTAAGCGAGTGTCGCAAGGACACATTCAGATTAGgaattgttgaatatttagtaacagATTGGAGGATATCCATATGTTTTAATATAACAGACAACTATTGCAGTTCACAACAGTGTGTCTTCAATCTTATCTTACATCCGTGATtttaacagaaaaaaaaaactaaaggGGATTTTGTTTCGTTCGTGAATTCTTGAATTCTGTGTttcttgtttgttgttttattattattattattattatttatttactttacGGGGACTGGTTcgtgatttttaattttttttttttcctttttgttgtttaacattaaaaatataagtcatttaatgttgacacccccccccccccaagtaaAGAATGACTCTcggaatacaaaaataaaagcaatattttagccttcaataagtgttatgtaaacaaagactcgagtttTTTATGTATACAAGCAAACCACTGAAGTATCAATTTTGtaacattttacaaaatgacacattttaccccaaaaaagTCCTTGAAATGCGAAAGATGAAGCTGAGGagcagtgaacaatctcataacttagATTGGTATCCATACATTtagaaaacttcgtaaacactAAAtatcgcaatctttgtttataaaacaATTAATACACTTTCTAAAATGTGCTTCTGTGATAACGTATAACCTTATTTTGatgtaaaatcttttaaacacattggCCAGTAgattttttatcttttaaagtGAACAACGTGAATCAATccctttaaatttttttgtgtGAATATTTTCGCTTCAGTTATTTCCGAGTTCATGCTGCACTTATCAATCAGTATGCACGATTTATTGATGATTTTCAATCTTCGTCTGCGTCACCCTGGTatctattgaaagattttaAGTGGGTAATGTTAGTACATAAAAACAAGGGATGTTATTGGCCAAAATTAGCCATGCTGCAAGAGCTGACCATATTTTCCAGGGGAAAAAGTGacaattttctcgtttcattcatatataatttacatttgCTAATGCACTTTgttatatgacagtactaattaaatcgatgtttaatatcgtgtgacatgaatttggtcacgtgatcagtttgttcttgaGTATGAATACTATCACCGCTTTAAAAGTCAGTTCCTGCactttcacctggcttcttgcttatgcaatgcagcGGGGGATTTAGCCCACCCACCCccctctcgccacaaatttaaataatagaaatagtgtgagtaaaGTTCCAATTTAGCACCTataatggctgagtattttggctaatgcTTGACTTTCACACATACTCTTTCGTAaaccctggatccgcctctgcaATGGCATCGTAACAGAAACAAACGgagcaggatatttatacagaggttattttgtaaataaagaagaagttcatcaatttataaaagagaaacattaaacataccgttccgttgtttcattttatacagttttaaatactgTCTGCAACTTCAgcatggcgaatttataaaataagGTTTTATGATATTGGAGGCGAAAAACTGTAGGCATAGTTATAAGcttatttactttatgatgataagttaagctgttgtttcctggcaactgcCATCACGGCTATGAATCGGCATGATCATCAGCGAAGCTGGTTTCGAGGTTCGAAAAATTTATATGTTCATGtcagcagtggcggatttaatggggggcgcagccggcgggCGCCaccattaaaattttcaaatttaaggtaatcTTGTTtcgaaaaatgtaaacgataaaagaagcaatacttTCTTTCActttcggagaaataaatgaccaaatcttttgatttattaaattacttttattgggagaactgatttttttcccccaaaaacccttaaaatttgcatcattttaatAATTTCACCCTATCAAAATATAGTAAAAAGAACTACATATGAGACATATTCCAAGCCCCATAAAACTgtaaaaatccaggagcttccgggggctcgCCCCCAACAAGGCATTCACTCTGGACCCATTAGGAGCCTCAAGACGGTCCCACACGTCCTGTTTAAAAAAAAGTGCGCCCCCTCTAACCgcgattcctggatccgtccctggtcagggtaccggtgcaagtcttcattaaaatcctacaacagaaatatcTCAAGTAAACCaaaactccgtcagttcgtttttattttcttttgcacacactgaaggtaaataaaagacgcaacACTTTGTTTGAATATGTCCTACTGTCTCaaatcgtctcctgcatggtTACAACCGCGAGTTCTAACGATGAACGTGCcgttatttctttaaaaaaacctgactaagagcttTACGTTAACTTGATccatcatatccaccatcaattctctcaggtcctttgaatttctgtcgaaatctgtgttcaacaactgcgttttcaacttagtaagctagaccgacgccagtttctccatcgctgatcgtGACCAAATCACGTCATGGATGTAGTTCACTCCGCTCTTCTTTTcttcatttcagttaactttacgcCCTAAGTTACCTTTATTTTAGACATGGTTcgtcgtttaaaaaaaaaaaaacattttaaattaaatatctatattttatattctctttgatactgttcctattttttttattcaatatttaaaattctaacgaactatattttgtgttctacgatcgttattttggtcatctgctacataatcatggaagctcggtaagaacacaaatcaaaatagaaattataaatacattgtataagaaataaaatatcatttttaagtgTTATTGgaatatgacatgaagttggtacgtgaccaaatctactataacgcccttcgggcgttatattacttgatcacgtgaccaaatgtttgtcatatcccaacaacattaaaaaatgatatcttatttcttaaataacatgtaccatttacttgttgctgatatGGAGAAAATGCCGTTAGAATATTGCATTCTTAACTCTAACGCTGTCTTCCGATTGTCACTTTTTCGGAACGAAGTCATCGATCCTCCTGATTCTTCTagactattttttttaaagttaaatttaaaaaaaaataaaaatagtcaTTGAAATCAAAGCTTATTTAATACTGGTatgctatggaaaatacattatgcatttacatgtaactttatcgtgttcataaatattttgcggaagaatcttgtgttaattaTAGAGTGGggaaaataatgcgtgtatttgCCAAAAATTGTTGAGTAAAATTCACTCATATTTTCGAAGACCTCCtatttaaataaattatggaAGATAAAATGGCTcttgaattttctttcttttttcttttttgttatcaatataaacaatttaatttgattaaaaacGTCGATTGAATCGGATAAAATTATGTGTTATGTCATGCATGTACACCAAGGACTCTATAACAG
This genomic interval carries:
- the LOC125661280 gene encoding uncharacterized protein LOC125661280; the encoded protein is MESGKRKRGRPSLTESARKKKRKESEKRRSQQRISIGHHLEEWNRLRVALGLQSNPQLAGVLLRQHKHYEGRTRRMSTPAKQGLPTGPEFTVSEISCTDTGSKDSESTETAVSGIEEMEKSFGDQPTSSHVTFQKKALSSSFIDPFSLSISVTNDYDEEEDMHDDDYVPEFDVTLGEENTDIEDVAGGDMVLDIENTDMEVESGENFTGPGITQISSMTESESVLKADKVIAYEEQLLQLASTKINDKCIVKGCSETLKLSTKYVASAMYIVWSCANAHIRHRWCSQPVLNKGLHSGYLMISAAILFSGNNFSKVALMAKFLDLHFPSQSSFTRIQRSYLVPAIDEKWETHQESIRADLGDKNLVLLGDGRMDSPGHCAQYCTYTMMENDSKKIVALETLDKRETGRKSTNLEKAGFQRALEDVKQSNQVTEVVTDAHLQIGALMKRQYPEIKHSHDIWHAAKNLGKKIIAAGQEKSNKDLLAWSQDIVNHFWHCCKVASTYEEFLDVWVGVLHHVHNEHEWALSYGSLAPGSCFHGDLEETERDKKWLDKGSSAHAALTKVVLDKRFLNNVHYFLNFRSTSNLEIFNNHILMYATKRISYSPPVYRARNVLAALDYNHSVDLPTATNKDGSIRYQRTFSKKSGRLTTVERKQNKTYAHIDKLFERALKMRLESDRGMHHPAELSATDPRRISKTIAPKSPPPTAELVSQKKSRFK